One Aegilops tauschii subsp. strangulata cultivar AL8/78 chromosome 7, Aet v6.0, whole genome shotgun sequence genomic window carries:
- the LOC109784204 gene encoding zinc transporter 10 isoform X2: MRRPAFLEEMEPYVVAPYLRAYLHRFAASVSAASCDASKVGGGDVCRDEEAALRLKIVAVAAILVAGAAGVAIPLVGRRWRGGAAAGGGGSTFVLAKAFAAGVILATGFVHMMHDAEEKFQDPCLQDSPWRRFPFAGSIAMLASLVTLVVDFLGTQFYERKQREAAAAAATSAQEETAVALLEDGRNAGGEKREGAVHHGHGHGHGHENEAGPSQARQVVVSQILELGIVSHSVIIGLSLGVSQSPCTIKPLVAALSFHQFFEGFALGDCISQIIFRATAVICSWSLLTPMEAREHLVTGSIRWEMVARDIFNRFGWRSCNRIGN; the protein is encoded by the exons ATGCGGCGGCCGGCGTTCCTCGAG GAAATGGAGCCGTACGTCGTCGCACCCTATCTTCGCGCCTACCTGCACCGATTCGCAG CTTCGGTGTCCGCGGCGAGCTGTGACGCGAGCAAGGTGGGCGGCGGCGATGTCTGCcgcgacgaggaggcggcgctgcggCTCAAGATAGTCGCCGTTGCGGCCATCCTTGTCGCGGGCGCCGCCGGCGTCGCCATCCCGCTCGTCGGCCGCAGGTGGCGGGGCGGGGCTGCAGCCGGTGGGGGCGGGTCCACGTTCGTGCTCGCCAAGGCCTTCGCGGCGGGGGTGATCCTGGCCACGGGGTTCGTGCACATGATGCACGACGCCGAGGAGAAATTCCAAGACCCTTGCCTCCAGGACTCGCCGTGGCGGCGGTTCCCCTTCGCGGGCTCCATCGCCATGCTCGCCAGCCTCGTGACGCTCGTCGTGGACTTCCTCGGCACCCAGTTTTACGAGCGCAAACAGCGCGAGGCGGCTGCCGCCGCCGCAACGAGCGCCCAAGAAGAGACTGCGGTGGCGCTGCTGGAGGACGGGAGGAATGCAGGGGGCGAGAAGCGTGAAGGAGCGGTGCACCACGGCCACGGCCATGGCCATGGTCACGAGAACGAGGCGGGTCCGTCCCAAGCTCGTCAGGTGGTTGTTTCCCAG ATTCTGGAGTTGGGGATTGTATCACACTCGGTGATCATCGGGCTATCGTTGGGTGTTTCGCAGAGCCCGTGTACCATCAAGCCTTTGGTTGCTGCCCTGTCCTTCCACCAGTTCTTCGAGGGTTTCGCGCTAGGTGACTGCATTTCCCAG attattttccgagccacggccgtgatctgttcatggtcgctactcactccgatggaggccagggagcatttggttactggatctatccgctgggagatggtagctcgggatatcttcaaccggtttggatggcggtcatgtaataggataggcaattag
- the LOC109784204 gene encoding zinc transporter 10 isoform X3 — protein MRRPAFLEEMEPYVVAPYLRAYLHRFAASVSAASCDASKVGGGDVCRDEEAALRLKIVAVAAILVAGAAGVAIPLVGRRWRGGAAAGGGGSTFVLAKAFAAGVILATGFVHMMHDAEEKFQDPCLQDSPWRRFPFAGSIAMLASLVTLVVDFLGTQFYERKQREAAAAAATSAQEETAVALLEDGRNAGGEKREGAVHHGHGHGHGHENEAGPSQARQVVVSQARLKGLSTLLMAFFFAITTPTGIAVGVAMASFYDPYSRRALVVEGILDSMSAGILIYMALVDLIATDFLGQRMSSSPARLQGGAYIALFLGAIAMASLAIWT, from the exons ATGCGGCGGCCGGCGTTCCTCGAG GAAATGGAGCCGTACGTCGTCGCACCCTATCTTCGCGCCTACCTGCACCGATTCGCAG CTTCGGTGTCCGCGGCGAGCTGTGACGCGAGCAAGGTGGGCGGCGGCGATGTCTGCcgcgacgaggaggcggcgctgcggCTCAAGATAGTCGCCGTTGCGGCCATCCTTGTCGCGGGCGCCGCCGGCGTCGCCATCCCGCTCGTCGGCCGCAGGTGGCGGGGCGGGGCTGCAGCCGGTGGGGGCGGGTCCACGTTCGTGCTCGCCAAGGCCTTCGCGGCGGGGGTGATCCTGGCCACGGGGTTCGTGCACATGATGCACGACGCCGAGGAGAAATTCCAAGACCCTTGCCTCCAGGACTCGCCGTGGCGGCGGTTCCCCTTCGCGGGCTCCATCGCCATGCTCGCCAGCCTCGTGACGCTCGTCGTGGACTTCCTCGGCACCCAGTTTTACGAGCGCAAACAGCGCGAGGCGGCTGCCGCCGCCGCAACGAGCGCCCAAGAAGAGACTGCGGTGGCGCTGCTGGAGGACGGGAGGAATGCAGGGGGCGAGAAGCGTGAAGGAGCGGTGCACCACGGCCACGGCCATGGCCATGGTCACGAGAACGAGGCGGGTCCGTCCCAAGCTCGTCAGGTGGTTGTTTCCCAG GCCCGGCTGAAGGGTCTCTCTACTCTCTTGATGGCTTTCTTCTTTGCCATCACAACACCCACAGGAATCGCCGTGGGGGTGGCCATGGCGTCATTCTACGACCCATACAGCCGCAGAGCGTTGGTGGTGGAGGGCATTCTTGATTCCATGTCAGCTGGTATACTGATCTATATGGCACTTGTGGATCTCATCGCGACTGATTTCCTTGGCCAGAGGATGAGCAGCAGCCCGGCCAGGCTGCAGGGTGGCGCATACATCGCATTGTTTCTTGGGGCCATAGCCATGGCATCCCTTGCCATCTGGACTTAG
- the LOC109784204 gene encoding zinc transporter 10 isoform X1, with protein sequence MRRPAFLEEMEPYVVAPYLRAYLHRFAASVSAASCDASKVGGGDVCRDEEAALRLKIVAVAAILVAGAAGVAIPLVGRRWRGGAAAGGGGSTFVLAKAFAAGVILATGFVHMMHDAEEKFQDPCLQDSPWRRFPFAGSIAMLASLVTLVVDFLGTQFYERKQREAAAAAATSAQEETAVALLEDGRNAGGEKREGAVHHGHGHGHGHENEAGPSQARQVVVSQILELGIVSHSVIIGLSLGVSQSPCTIKPLVAALSFHQFFEGFALGDCISQARLKGLSTLLMAFFFAITTPTGIAVGVAMASFYDPYSRRALVVEGILDSMSAGILIYMALVDLIATDFLGQRMSSSPARLQGGAYIALFLGAIAMASLAIWT encoded by the exons ATGCGGCGGCCGGCGTTCCTCGAG GAAATGGAGCCGTACGTCGTCGCACCCTATCTTCGCGCCTACCTGCACCGATTCGCAG CTTCGGTGTCCGCGGCGAGCTGTGACGCGAGCAAGGTGGGCGGCGGCGATGTCTGCcgcgacgaggaggcggcgctgcggCTCAAGATAGTCGCCGTTGCGGCCATCCTTGTCGCGGGCGCCGCCGGCGTCGCCATCCCGCTCGTCGGCCGCAGGTGGCGGGGCGGGGCTGCAGCCGGTGGGGGCGGGTCCACGTTCGTGCTCGCCAAGGCCTTCGCGGCGGGGGTGATCCTGGCCACGGGGTTCGTGCACATGATGCACGACGCCGAGGAGAAATTCCAAGACCCTTGCCTCCAGGACTCGCCGTGGCGGCGGTTCCCCTTCGCGGGCTCCATCGCCATGCTCGCCAGCCTCGTGACGCTCGTCGTGGACTTCCTCGGCACCCAGTTTTACGAGCGCAAACAGCGCGAGGCGGCTGCCGCCGCCGCAACGAGCGCCCAAGAAGAGACTGCGGTGGCGCTGCTGGAGGACGGGAGGAATGCAGGGGGCGAGAAGCGTGAAGGAGCGGTGCACCACGGCCACGGCCATGGCCATGGTCACGAGAACGAGGCGGGTCCGTCCCAAGCTCGTCAGGTGGTTGTTTCCCAG ATTCTGGAGTTGGGGATTGTATCACACTCGGTGATCATCGGGCTATCGTTGGGTGTTTCGCAGAGCCCGTGTACCATCAAGCCTTTGGTTGCTGCCCTGTCCTTCCACCAGTTCTTCGAGGGTTTCGCGCTAGGTGACTGCATTTCCCAG GCCCGGCTGAAGGGTCTCTCTACTCTCTTGATGGCTTTCTTCTTTGCCATCACAACACCCACAGGAATCGCCGTGGGGGTGGCCATGGCGTCATTCTACGACCCATACAGCCGCAGAGCGTTGGTGGTGGAGGGCATTCTTGATTCCATGTCAGCTGGTATACTGATCTATATGGCACTTGTGGATCTCATCGCGACTGATTTCCTTGGCCAGAGGATGAGCAGCAGCCCGGCCAGGCTGCAGGGTGGCGCATACATCGCATTGTTTCTTGGGGCCATAGCCATGGCATCCCTTGCCATCTGGACTTAG